In Beijerinckiaceae bacterium, the sequence CGATTTCGCCGTTGCCCGCCAACTCAAGAGCCGTGTCGGCGATCGTCCTACGCGCTTTGAGCACGTCGCGTTGCAAGGCCGGGCCACCGTTCGCCAGCTCGCTATCGACGATGCGCCGCGCCCTTGCCGCAAGAGATGAGAGGATCGAATCGCGAAACGCCATGTCCGTACCTTTCAAGGCGAGCACAACCAACTCGGTGGGAATTTTGTCAAAGAGCACACTTCGCGCCTTCGCGTGCAGCTTGACGATATCATCAAACGTAAACATGAGGCCGCGCAACACCTCGGCTGCACGGGGACGGGCAGCCGCCAGGCTTTGCATCACGTCTTCCATCTGATCGCGCTCCATCTTGTTGATGATATCTGCCAGCCTGGCATTTTGATCGCTGCCAATTTGGCGTGATACATTCGACAATAGATCGTCTTGCAGCTGCCCCTGGACGATTTTGACGGCCGATTCCGTCACCGGGGCGATATTGAGCATCCGCCGCATCATTTCATTGCGGAGGTCTCGTGGTAATTGACCCATGACCTTGGCCGCATAGGCCGGATTGATTTTCGAGACGATAAGGGCGGCGGTTTGCGGATGTTCTTTGGTCAGATATCCAGCGAAAACAGCTTCCGGAACATTGGACAGCCGCTCCCACATTGCTTGATTT encodes:
- a CDS encoding flagellar motor switch protein FliG; translation: MVLAASKSVQGSKSLKGVEKAAALLLTMGKPLAARLLKHFDANELKQITRVVAELGAVTVPTLEGLVEEFAGQFANGVDLMGSPDEVEQMLEGILSPEQIADVMSDVTGHTNQAMWERLSNVPEAVFAGYLTKEHPQTAALIVSKINPAYAAKVMGQLPRDLRNEMMRRMLNIAPVTESAVKIVQGQLQDDLLSNVSRQIGSDQNARLADIINKMERDQMEDVMQSLAAARPRAAEVLRGLMFTFDDIVKLHAKARSVLFDKIPTELVVLALKGTDMAFRDSILSSLAARARRIVDSELANGGPALQRDVLKARRTIADTALELAGNGEIELNSSEDEEEFLD